gtatatgacatcatctgaattaagctattttgatttgaaaatctgaaaacatgatcaccctgttttggctactagcatgttagggcgtgttgatgtgctttgctatcttattcatgctagtgtagcctttcgttcagtAATTCATaattgaaatgatctaaatttgataaaattgcttgaactgcccttgaaatggattgaaaagatccaggtgggattgcttgtcgcactgatcgagctttcgggacgactcactttgcacttgtgagaacccgggcaaggttgtgcatgactgaaacgagtgccttaagcttctgattgtctttggcataggcttggcctcgttgctaagtgaagCATGACAGGCTTTCAACCCCTGTCACTAAGAtttgcttgatataaatttgTTTGAAAGATGAATGTTTGCAACTTGTTTTTGGCTgagtttggctcacctgtatgagtatgagtagcactgctttccattccctacttatTAGTGCTAGATCTTGGGTGATACTTTTATTTCTCTTAAACTAAACTTGCCTAGCTATAGATTGATTTGATATAccttgttgagctagatgcaggtcttgtttatggatgcacacgtgcttgtgactagatgttgctcatatcattgtatccctgaatgctttcacttacacctcctgtattgcattcattgcatagcatctgttcagagGGGGTttcagtttcagggggagctttaggtctttttagacttgatgtgtgcatgtgccaacaagggggagaattttgggagaagtgatcgaacaagggggagacttgtttgatttttgaaaaacttgttttgcacagggctttgagagtgcatcattttgggagagttgcacttgtgagagggaaaaactttgcttgggaagtttctgctttggttttggctcctgttttcctcgttttccctctgcttcttgcatgactgcgtcgagcgttacctctgtctttgaggagtcatgttttgacttttgatcgattgcgtcgagccgttgcccttgtcttaggggatcaatctctgcttgagtaagtgattgtttctgcttttctgagttttgtgtcacttgcttgagttcttcactttcttgtttctctttttatcacttctctgctttcaggtggtgtgttgacaatgcactcatcaagggggagattgaggaatgttgagtactctatcctgcttgtgatgagtgaattgtcaaccgtgcggtgtgatcgtgtgcttggtctttgaattgcaggtacacgggcgtcgagtgtcgacggagagttgccgtggaggagctcaggccgggtggcagctgtggcgtccactcctggatcgagggcgcaagcggcgatggaaggcgggtttcttggtttgcgccacaaaaccaaggaggcggacggcggttgaagacgccaagtcgttgaggtgacgggcgtcggtctcgggactgacggaggcgacgggcgtcgacggcgtctagggcctcgctgcgggcgaggaggtgacgggcgtcgggtggcgtctagggccgtcagaaggccgaggcgggaatggtgtctagggccacggcgtggaggcgggaatcttcccgcgcgtgaagttttggcggttttttcaaaaccggccacctacccgggtttcgcggaccctccaaaaccgcggaccggtacttcgtcgacgtggcggcatcgcagcaaagacttcgagtcgaagaaagaagctccgccgtcgatcgagtctgtacagcgggctgctgcagacccgaccggtctgaccggtcccctggaccggtctgaccggtctggccgcagcagctgggtataaaAACCCCctaccagcccgtggctgggaGAGTttcttgagtcttttgttttctcttcgtttttccttctccctgcccctgcttcaggttagggccaagaactccaacgcaaaagagggttaggtatagctaatctctcaaatctagagggtggatgatgggcggatggctctagctttgtataggtgaattcctcgtGATTTAATGAATGAAATTTGGTTaagattcacttgtgtgtgctgagcatctcgtcctcctTTGCGTTTTGGattcaattctcctcttttggtgcgATTCTTGTTTGGAGGTGAACAATCCTTGTCTCCGTGGTTTAACGAACTCTTTGCAATGattctcacgaattggagattttgagttcttgagaaaaccccaatcctctttgatcttccctcaaattctcacgatctgttaatcttttgggaaagatctcttggggatatgttcatgggGTAGATGCGGAGCTATCCTCGAAGTTTAATCAAATTTGGACTTTGTTTACTTGAGATTTGacatttggagctttgttggcgggctgtctgggagagaccggtctgaccggtcttgtaTTTGATTTCCtagcccaaccggtctgaccggtctgtgtaaccggtctgaccggtctctgcagtCCAGTTCTGTGTTTCGACCGGTCTTgtattgaggaatgttgagtactctatcctgcttgtgatgagtgaattgtcaaccgtgcggtgtgatcgtgcgcttggtctttggattgcaggtacacgggcgtcgagtgtcgacggggagctgtcgtggaggtgctgtggccgatggaccgtgcggtggacggcggtgaagggcagccgggaccggagctcggaccgggcggcagctgtggcgtccactcctggatcgagggcgcaagcggcgacggaagacgggtttcttggtttgcgccacaaaaccaaggaggcggacggcggttgaagacgccaagtcgtggaggcacgggcgtcggtctcgggactgacagaggcgacgggcgtcgatggcgtctagggcctcgctgcgggcgaggaggtgacgggcgtcgggcggcgtctagggccgtcagaaggccgaggcgggaacggcgtctagggccacggcgtggaggcgggaatcttcccgcgcgtgaggttttggcggttttctcaaaaccggccacctacccgggtttcgcggaccctccaaaaccgcggactggatcttcatcaagacggcggcatcgcggagaagacttcgtttcgaagaaagaacctcggccgtcggatgagatcgttgtacagggggtgctgcaggccaaccggtctgaccggtccctggcaccggtctgaccggtctaaccaaccggtctgaccggtccagcgtaccggtctgaccggtcccgcgggtataaataccccttcacttgtgttaggttaattgcggcttttgtaatctatttgtggactctctgtttttccaggccgccgcccctgcgtctccctccctctgttcctttcgtttgagttgattttgtccatggattgttgaaaccttgtaagggatttgattgggaaaggaggccctatcctcctcgtgccctctgagcttttgatttgattcaatcccctggttttgtgccttgtacaatggattttcgatttcgtttttggcacacttgattgagaggagacctcgagttctttgctgtgattcccgtgctcccaactctgacctaaaccctctggaatcactggcgtgttcgaattcAAGTTtttgagtgtttgagaaaaccccaatcccttttgatcttccccataattctcacgattcgttgatccttaggacgagatcttttggggatatgctcacggggtaggggcgaagcaatcccccaagtttcgtctgatttcgtggtcgtttgctcaggattcaccgtttgaatcaaatttctcgggggttttctgggtgctaccggtcagaccggtaggcacgaccggtcagaccggtaggcacgaccggtcagaccggtccagcgcaccggtcagaccggtccaggcagatcagttctgcagcttTCCCGAATCGCTTCCGTTTTGCTTCGTGGGTTCGCttgctcgttcgaggccttttgtgttgggttagcttttcaatagttaccccaaactttggtcagaacgcttgagggcttgggcgtttttgggacataggccgacggttcgaatttcgaagaaattttgatcggctcccattcaccccccctctggtcgccggcttcggtcccacactAGCCTAGTGGCAAAACCCCTAGGAacgcgagttctcacgaattggagattttgagttcttgagaaaaccccaatcctctttgatcttccctcaaattctcacgatctgttaatcttttgggaaagatctcttggggatatgttcatggggtagatgcggagctatcctccaagtttaATCAAATTTGGACTTTGTTTACTCGAGATTTGacatttggagctttgttggcgggctgtctgggagagaccggtctgagtaaccggtctgaccggtcttgtaTTTGAtttcccagcccgaccggtctgtgtaaccgatctgaccggtctctgcagtCCAGTTCTGTGTTTCGACTCGCTTTGCTTCCGTGCTGCGACCTGGGTCTTatgcttcgagatagcttgtccatagctaaTCTCGCTGACTtaggttcgagggcttgcggtgattttgggacataggccgacgattcaatttcgagagaaattttgatcggctcccattcacccctctctagtcgccagtttcggtccctcgtATTTTAATCCAAAGGATGTGAAATTCGTGGGTTGAAATTCAGGTGTTTTAGAGGGCTACAGCACCCGGGCGCCAATACCCCCTAAAATACCCGAGCGGAGAGTAGACAGAACAGAGAATCTGGCATTGTGGTAGGTAATAACTAATACAGGCAACAACATATATATTGTACGGGATCGAACTTTACTAGGCAGAAGTGCATAATCTGGGCAAAACATGATCACACGCATCTATAATGATATAAACAGAACGAAGCAGGGTGCAAATAAATTATAACTGCATCATATACAGTTTTAGCTCATTAGCTAGCGGCTACGATGGATGCATAAATGCCACCGCTGTGTCGCATCAGATCGTCGTGTCGCCCTTGCTCGGCGATGACGCCGTCCTTGAGCACGGCGATCTTGTCCGCCCCGACGACAGTCGCGAGACGGTGCGCTACGACGACGCATGTCCGTCTCCCGCCGGTCACCAGCCTCGCGAGGACGCCCCGCAGCACGGCGCGCTCCGACTGGGTGTCCAGCGCGCTCGTCGCCTCGTCCAGGAGCACCACTCGCGGGTCCCGCAGCGCCACCCTCGCGATGGCCACCCGCTGCTTCTGCCCTCCGGACAGGCGCACGCCGCGTGCCCCGACTCGCGTGTCGTACCCAcaagggagggaggagatgaagccgtgcgcgccggcgagctcggctgctgccaccacctcctcccaTGGTGTTGACACACCGGCGGGTGCGCCGTACGTTATGTTCGCCCAGATGGTGTCGTCGAACAGGACGGGCTCCTGCGCCACCAGCCCCATCTGCTGTCTCAGCCAGCTGACCTTGAAGCTCCTGAGGTCCACGCCGTCAAGCGTTACAGTGCCATGGTCAGGGTCGTAGAACCTCTGCAGCAGGGCAAGGACGGTTGATTTCCCGCTGCCGCTCTTGCCGACGAGAGCCACGGTCTGGCAGGACGGGATGGTTAGGCACAGGCCTCTCAGGATCTCGACGTGAGGTCGCATGGGATATCTGAAGCTCACATTCTTCAGGCGCATCTCTCCAGTCAAAGCTTGAGGCTGCAAAGTCATCCCCATCATAGATCCTGCATCGATTTTGGACTCCCTGCCGATTATCCTAGCCATGGAACGAGCCCCCTCCATGGCTTTGGTCAGCAGTGAAGTGGTCTGAAAACATGACTGCGACACGGAAGAGCCTGCGATCGACAGAGCAAGGTACACCTGCACACATTCATGCACTCGATCTTGTCAGTAATCTATCTTCTTCCATCTAGAAATGATATGAGAGTCCCCTGCTATTTACTCACCGTGAAGACCTGGTCAATGGTTGCTCTGCCATGATACACGAGCTGAGCTCCAAAGAAGAAGCACGCGCCGTGGAAACAGTTGACAAGCATGGTGGACAAGCCGTACCCCATGGCCCTTGTGATCCCCTGACGGATA
This sequence is a window from Panicum virgatum strain AP13 chromosome 7K, P.virgatum_v5, whole genome shotgun sequence. Protein-coding genes within it:
- the LOC120643024 gene encoding ABC transporter B family member 9-like, which codes for MEGARSMARIIGRESKIDAGSMMGMTLQPQALTGEMRLKNVSFRYPMRPHVEILRGLCLTIPSCQTVALVGKSGSGKSTVLALLQRFYDPDHGTVTLDGVDLRSFKVSWLRQQMGLVAQEPVLFDDTIWANITYGAPAGVSTPWEEVVAAAELAGAHGFISSLPCGYDTRVGARGVRLSGGQKQRVAIARVALRDPRVVLLDEATSALDTQSERAVLRGVLARLVTGGRRTCVVVAHRLATVVGADKIAVLKDGVIAEQGRHDDLMRHSGGIYASIVAAS